The Tripterygium wilfordii isolate XIE 37 chromosome 18, ASM1340144v1, whole genome shotgun sequence nucleotide sequence GAATCATATAGCAAAATAACTTTAACACAAATACCTATCGGCTAACAGAGACTCCATCTGTGTACAACTTCTGTTCCCAAGTTTAGACAAAGATATGATGAGAAGTGGAGAATTCGAACGCATTTTTCGCTACTTTGATGAAAATTGTGATGGAAAGATTTGTGCAAGGGAGCTAAGCAAACGGCTAGGCGTGATGGTGGGTGAAGAGATGATGATGGAAGAAGCTGAATTTATGATAAAGTCTTTGGATTCGGATGGAGATGGGTTGCTGGATATGGAGGATCTTGTTGGGTTGATGGAAGCAGTaggagaggaagagaagttGAGGGAATTGAGAGAGGCTTTCGGGATGTATATTGACACAGATGTCTGTGAGTATATTACACCCAAAAGCCTCAAGAGAATGCTTAGCAGACTTGGTGAGTCAAGGTCAATTGATGAATGTAGGGTCATGATTAATCGGTTTGATCTCAATGGGGATGGAGTGCTTAGCTTTCTAGAATTTAAAGAAATGATGCAGTGATATGCATGTAATTTTTTATGTAGGAATTTTATTCATTCTTTGTGTCACCggattatatatacatatatgtatgttttttcATGTATTCACTGCATTATTTCCCTTTATAGAAATTTGATTCTCTGTATACCCTTGTATCTTATTTATCGAACTCttgccaagaaaaaaaaa carries:
- the LOC119983523 gene encoding putative calcium-binding protein CML19 — its product is MMRSGEFERIFRYFDENCDGKICARELSKRLGVMVGEEMMMEEAEFMIKSLDSDGDGLLDMEDLVGLMEAVGEEEKLRELREAFGMYIDTDVCEYITPKSLKRMLSRLGESRSIDECRVMINRFDLNGDGVLSFLEFKEMMQ